From the Manihot esculenta cultivar AM560-2 chromosome 14, M.esculenta_v8, whole genome shotgun sequence genome, the window ATCAtgattcttccttttctgtgttatttgtttttttttttttttttcgtgtgTTCATGGTGTGTACTGTAGGCTAGTGTTCAATGCATATGCTCAGATTTTGAGAGGGGTTGAGAGGACTAGCTTCTGGGTTTTCTTTTACCTCTAGGTTTAGCAGCCTCTTGTTACTTTTATAGATTCAATCAAGTTTTGCTTCTTGCAACCCCCTCACCAACAAAAGCCACCTCCAATCTCTGATCATGGACTTCTCTTAAATCGGTTGATGCTGATGCGTTAATGCTTAGGAAATCTTAATAAAAGAAGCCGATAGTGGATATGCAACCATTTGCCTGgaagcatttttttttaaaaaagaaaatggatcTCCGATCTTGAGTTAAATTTATCTACTGCTTTGTAGTCCTTATACGTGCTGTTTAGTATTTACTTTGTAAGATATTTCTATGAGCTAATTGTCATTTTTTTCTACCTCTGATATTGGTACCTTCTCCCCCTCTCTCTCATCCAGATACTTTTATTATCAAGTGTTGTAGAAATGGCTTGCTTGGCATAGCAGTGGGCTTGGGATCTTCTTCGGAGTCTCTATTTTTGCGGTAATGGTTTCTGCAGTTTGAATTGTGGGTAGAGTTTGAGATGAGGTTGTCAAATTAATGATTGATagtgaattttattattttcgaCAAGATCAGTTGCAATTGGTGTTTGGCGCTTTTTTGGGAGGGAAGAAGCTCTCTTCCTTCTTTGCTGCCTCTGTCACCAGCCACTTAGAACACAAGATTCTCATTCCATTTCATGTCTCGTAAGTTAGACAGCCCAGTTCAGACCCAAATGGCAGTGGCAGTCTTTAAGAGCCCACTCAGTGGGGAATATCACGGGAATAGGAAAATGGAGGGGAAACAACCTGCTGGGAGGAGAAGGATTTTTGTGCAGACTGAGACCGGTTGTGTTTTGGGGATGGAATTGGATCGTGGTGACAATGCACATACTGTCAAAAGGAGGTTGCAGCTTGCTCTTAAAGTCCCCACTGAGGAGAGTTCCTTGACTTTTGGGGATATGGTGCTGAATAATGATCTCAGTGCTGTTCGTAATGATTGTCCTCTTCTTTTAACGCGAAATTGTCTGCATAAAAGCTCATCTACTCCCTGTCTTTCACCAACTGCCAAGGAAATCCAACAGAGAGATCGGAGTGGTCTTGTTGAGATATTGGGACAGTCAAATAGCTTTGCTAAAATGAAACAATTGGTCAAGGAAAGTATCAAGGCGATTAAGATGGGTGTTGATCCAATTCCAGTTCATAGTGGGCTTGGAGGTGCATACTATTTTAGGAACAGCAAAGGTGAGAGTGTTGCAATTGTGAAACCAACAGATGAAGAGCCTTTTGCACCAAACAACCCAAAAGGCTTTGTTGGTAAAGCACTTGGGCAACCAGGTTTGAAAAGGTCTGTTCGGGTTGGGGAAACAGGGTTCAGGGAAGTAGCTGCTTACCTACTTGACTATGATCACTTTGCAAATGTGCCTCCTACTGCCTTGGTGAAGATCACACACTCAATCTTCAATGTCAATGATGGGGTGAATGGTAACAAGCAACACAAGAAGAACCAGGTTAGCAAGATTGCATCTTTCCAACAATTCATACCACATGATTTTGATGCTAGTGATCATGGGACATCCAGCTTCCCAGTCTCTGCAGTGCATCGTATTGGGATATTAGATATTAGGATTTTTAACACAGATCGGCATGCGGGTAACCTTTTAGTAAGGAAGCTTGATCGTGTTGGGAGATTTGGGCAAGTGGAATTGATTCCAATTGATCATGGTCTTTGCTTGCCAGAAACATTGGAGGATCCATACTTCGAATGGATTCATTGGCCTCAGGCATCAATCCCATTCTCAGAGGATGAGGTTGAGTATATAGAAAAACTTGATCCTGATAGGGATTGTGATATGCTGCGAAGGGAGCTCCCTATGATTCGAGAGGCTTGTCTGCGTGTCTTGGTTCTCTGCACAATTTTTCTCAAGGAAGCTGCTGCTGCTGGTCTCTGTCTTGCTGAAATTGGTGAGATGATGAGCAGGGAATTTCGTGCCGGAGAGGAGGAACCCAGTGAGCTTGAGGTTGTATGTCTCGAGGCGAGGAGGTTGATTGCAGAGAGGGAGGTGTTGTCTCCTGGGACAGACTTGGGAAATGAGGAATTTCAATTTGATATAGACTATGAAGAAACAGAATTTGACTTCACACCAAAGATGACAACAGAGGATTATATGACTAGAACACCCATCCAACATGGATTTGGAGCTAGTAATAGCCGTTTACCACTTTCAAGATTAGAGGAGAGcatagaagaggaagaggaggaggaggtggaggaagaggaagaggaagaggaaagcATGGAGAATGGTGTAGGAAAAGACAGAGTGGGTGGTCTACCCTCGCCTGCACGGTTGCCAATCATGTCGAAGCTTTCTATGTCACTTAAAAATACCACATTAGGTGACAAGAAACAGAAATGCCAGAAATTCTCAGGAGTGAAACCAGAAAATGGCTATTTTGCTAACACATCTTCTGGGCACAGGAGTGCTAATGAGCAGCTTCCTGCAAGTCTCAGTTTTGTGAAGCTGGCCGACATGAGCGAAGGGGAATGGACTCTGTTTTTGGACAAATTTCTGGAACTGCTGCCCCCGGCATTTGCCAAACGGAAATCTGTGACCCTTGGTCAGAGACAGATGCAGAGGCTTGGTACCTCATGCCAATTTTGAGATTGAGATACCAGTATGAGGAAGAAGAATAAGACGTTTAGGTTTGTGAGAGTGATGGACAACTAGGATAGTTTCAGTTGATGGGTTTTCTCCTTGGAAGGTGTTGTAGTCGAAATCAACAGTAGGAGGGAACTGCTGTAAATATTGATGGCAATTAGCTGAGTGAGGACCAATGAGCCGAGTAGAATTGGTTGTAttgcttttttctctttttcccacgtttttcttttgctttcaattttccCCCTTTCACTCCTTATGGACCTGTTTGATAAATAATTTGTAGAACCAAATTACAAAAAAATGCTGTATAAATAGTCATCACCGGAGGTTTTTGGAACTTgcttctaattaattatttttcttctggTATGCATCTTGCTATAAATATTGCATATGATCATACTATCTAAATGACAAGAAGGAGGTATTTCTTAATAGTAGCATGTGAAGATCGAAAGGAAGTCGgcattttttctctcttttgacATAACACCTGGCTGCCATTCATGAATTAAACGAGTTACCAATTATACATGCCTGTTGGGCGGTGGGAAATTATTGATTAGATATGGAAAAAGACATTAGTGTGTTATCTCATGGCTGTTCTAATACACTGTTGAAGTAGCGGATTTGCGAGGAAATTTTGTCCATGCTGACATAGAAAAGCATAGAAACAAACAACCAACCAACGAAAGAACATCACCTGTTTGGGTCCCATTTCACATTTAACTATTTAATGGTTTTGCTCTTTGATCATCAAATGGGTATTTGCCCTTTCAAGTTGTTGACTGCTCTGGTCAAGCAAAAACGAAGTGTCTGCTActcctcttcttctttgttCATCATGTTACGGGTAACATAAtttagaaaaggggaaaaaaaacgGAATGTTGAGTCGCAAATTCATAAATATTTGATACATACATAAACAGCCTCAACttcctagttttttttttttttttttttttaattattaccaTTTAACATTTTGTTTAATCTCTACAAGTGGGGCGTAATTATACATGTTCTAATTTTTTGGGGAGTAAATAGCTATATTTTATGAAGTTTAgggattaataaaaaattaaccagaaaaaattagaataccaattgatttctcttttttttttatccttttaAATTCCATTAATGTATTTAGCTATAGAAATAATAAACTAGCAGCAGTTTTTGCGATTGATTTTCTTAAGAATAAAGGACTATTGCTGGAGTGATTTGTCTGGTAAATAAGGTTTAAGAGATATTGTCGAAATATATGGAATTTCTgccaaatttcaaaaaattccaTTAATATAGGAATAAACGGATTATGATAATTAAGGAGACATGTGTCAGTTTTCATTGAACACATAGCTTATCTAATGGAGAAAtggaaaattatatttaattttggacATTTATTTTCCTGCATCTTTTACCATTGAACTTTgttctttaaattaatttcatataatCAAGCTAGACATAATTCCCATTTTAGGCATTTTCAGTTTAAAATGAAATAGCTAATCTTTAGAATGATAACCAATTGGTACCTTTAAAAATGGTAGCTTAGCTTCAATTGAACAATCCTGCTTTGAAGATGGGAGCAGAAAAGGGTCGCATTCCATGGTGGCGGGTCCTTGTGGTCTGTCCTTTTGCCAAAATTCATCATTCTTTTTACCAATAAGTAAAGcaaagtttattaatttttttcaagagGCCTCATATGTACGGTACATACacctattaataaataaataataaattattttaaattctacttacttatattttattagCTGAGTGTATATAAACTATGTacgaataataaattttcttatttaaaaatttattatttaatcatgGCAAAATAGCAGTTTAGAAAAAAAggataaatttatatgaaataattgattttaatgaatagcaaataaattatgagttatatatatatataatttcttttttttttcttttttacaaataCCCTACAATTATATTGATTTGGTTCTGCATACCAAGCAAAACATAGGCAGAAATCATTATCAAGCAAGCATGCCAAAATTATCAATACAATGAAGATAGGCACAAAAAAGTTTGGTGAATGTCTCATCTGGCTCTTGCTTCTCCATGTTAGTTGGTGATATTAGTTGCTTAATTTTTACTAACAGTTAACAGAAAAGGATTATGAAACTACAACAGAATAATAATTGGAGAAAATATCTCTGCTATTTCATGCATATAGTCGTATTACAAAAATAACAAGCAAATAAGAAGAAGTCACATATACAATTACggttactttttaaaaaatgtatgcATTCATTATCTTACAGgttaaaataattgataataatatattgggTATATTACCTTTTATAGTAAATTAAGACACATATTTACGATCTAATAAGATTTTGATAATAGAAGATAACCGACCTTAATAAAGATCGAGTAGACTGAATACAGATACAATTTGGGGAGAAAtacaaaatttcaataaaaataattgacaCTGTTGTCAAACACATAAATGTGCGTATCATAGACCAGATTGATGTGACGCAAATGAAAAAATGGAGTATGAATTAACCAATACTGTCATTTATGAGCCGTCTGATATGTGTACACATATAATCTGATGAAACTTGACGCTGGAGATTGTCAGAAAAGAGTATATATTTAGAACCAATTCAAAAAGATTTTTCTCCcacatttataaaaaaactctTAAACACATTTTGACGCACACATCCTTAGAGTTTCCATCGAAATATTCTGATATGCGTCTGATTGTCTTCTCATATTTTTGAGATCCTCTTCTTCAAAATCGAATATGGAAGacctatataaaattttaggagTATCTATTTCTCATCAAACCAATCACGGATTAATAGTTAACTCATCAAATTAATCCATTGTCCAAATATCTGGATTTAGTGATTCTTATCAA encodes:
- the LOC110631328 gene encoding phosphatidylinositol 4-kinase gamma 5 encodes the protein MSRKLDSPVQTQMAVAVFKSPLSGEYHGNRKMEGKQPAGRRRIFVQTETGCVLGMELDRGDNAHTVKRRLQLALKVPTEESSLTFGDMVLNNDLSAVRNDCPLLLTRNCLHKSSSTPCLSPTAKEIQQRDRSGLVEILGQSNSFAKMKQLVKESIKAIKMGVDPIPVHSGLGGAYYFRNSKGESVAIVKPTDEEPFAPNNPKGFVGKALGQPGLKRSVRVGETGFREVAAYLLDYDHFANVPPTALVKITHSIFNVNDGVNGNKQHKKNQVSKIASFQQFIPHDFDASDHGTSSFPVSAVHRIGILDIRIFNTDRHAGNLLVRKLDRVGRFGQVELIPIDHGLCLPETLEDPYFEWIHWPQASIPFSEDEVEYIEKLDPDRDCDMLRRELPMIREACLRVLVLCTIFLKEAAAAGLCLAEIGEMMSREFRAGEEEPSELEVVCLEARRLIAEREVLSPGTDLGNEEFQFDIDYEETEFDFTPKMTTEDYMTRTPIQHGFGASNSRLPLSRLEESIEEEEEEEVEEEEEEEESMENGVGKDRVGGLPSPARLPIMSKLSMSLKNTTLGDKKQKCQKFSGVKPENGYFANTSSGHRSANEQLPASLSFVKLADMSEGEWTLFLDKFLELLPPAFAKRKSVTLGQRQMQRLGTSCQF